Proteins encoded by one window of Cystobacter ferrugineus:
- a CDS encoding FAD binding domain-containing protein — MKPFVYERATSPDAALAARARPGATFISGGTNLLDLMKAGVERPRHLIDISRLPWREIVPSDEGGLFIGSQTANSELAGHPLVRERYPLLSQALLSGASAQLRNKASTGGNLLQRTRCPYFYDTHMACNKRDPGSGCAALAGHNRMSAILGASEACIAVHPSDMAVALTALDAEIEVLSSTGVARRIPIGDFYELPGTTPHIETRLQSGELIRAVRLPAGGLGRQRYRKVRDRASYAFALVAVAAVLEIQDGIIQTARLALGGVAARPWRSAVAESALVGQRPRAAAFEAAANAALEGARGHHGNDFKIELARRTIVRTLTELADSTGG, encoded by the coding sequence ATGAAGCCTTTCGTCTACGAGCGGGCGACGAGCCCCGATGCCGCCCTGGCCGCCCGGGCCAGGCCTGGCGCCACCTTCATCAGTGGTGGCACCAACCTCCTGGATTTGATGAAGGCCGGAGTCGAACGGCCGCGCCATCTCATCGACATCAGCCGTCTGCCCTGGCGGGAGATCGTCCCCAGCGACGAGGGTGGCCTGTTCATCGGCAGCCAGACGGCCAACAGCGAGCTGGCCGGCCATCCGTTGGTGCGCGAGCGCTACCCGCTGCTGTCCCAGGCGCTGCTGTCCGGTGCCTCGGCTCAGTTGCGCAACAAGGCCTCGACCGGTGGCAACCTGCTTCAGCGCACACGGTGCCCGTACTTCTACGACACCCACATGGCCTGCAACAAACGCGATCCCGGCTCGGGCTGCGCGGCACTCGCGGGCCACAACCGCATGAGCGCCATCCTCGGCGCCAGCGAAGCCTGTATCGCCGTGCATCCATCCGACATGGCCGTGGCGCTCACCGCACTGGATGCGGAGATCGAGGTCCTGTCGAGCACGGGGGTGGCCCGGAGAATCCCGATTGGCGATTTCTATGAACTGCCGGGGACGACACCGCACATCGAAACCCGATTGCAGTCAGGCGAGCTCATCCGTGCCGTGCGTCTTCCCGCCGGCGGCCTTGGTCGCCAGCGCTATCGCAAGGTGCGTGACCGGGCTTCCTACGCCTTCGCACTGGTGGCGGTCGCCGCGGTGCTCGAGATCCAGGATGGCATCATCCAGACCGCGCGGCTGGCGCTGGGTGGCGTCGCCGCTCGCCCGTGGCGCTCCGCGGTCGCGGAATCGGCCCTCGTGGGCCAACGCCCCCGGGCCGCGGCTTTCGAGGCGGCCGCGAACGCCGCGCTCGAAGGGGCCCGCGGTCATCATGGCAATGACTTCAAGATCGAACTGGCCAGGCGGACCATCGTGCGCACGCTGACCGAACTGGCCGACAGCACGGGAGGGTGA
- a CDS encoding 2Fe-2S iron-sulfur cluster-binding protein, with protein MTADGLDLEPVMVASRLRINGQAYDVTLDSRTTLLDTLREHLPLTGTKKGCDHGQCGACTVLVNGRRINSCLTLAAMHEGDEIVTIEGLGTSRELHPMQAAFVERDGFQCGYCTPGQICSAVGMLAELEAGWPSHVTRDVSAPLGAVTNEEIRERMSGNLCRCAAYPNIVAAIRDAMAARP; from the coding sequence ATGACAGCCGATGGATTGGACCTCGAGCCGGTGATGGTGGCCTCGCGCCTGCGGATCAACGGCCAGGCGTATGACGTCACTCTGGACTCGCGTACGACGCTTCTCGACACCCTGCGCGAACATCTGCCCCTGACCGGAACCAAGAAGGGCTGCGACCATGGCCAATGCGGCGCATGCACGGTCCTCGTGAATGGTCGCCGGATCAACAGTTGCCTGACGCTGGCGGCGATGCACGAGGGGGACGAGATCGTCACCATCGAGGGTCTGGGCACGTCCCGGGAATTGCATCCCATGCAGGCCGCCTTCGTCGAGCGGGACGGATTCCAATGCGGCTACTGCACGCCGGGCCAGATCTGCTCGGCGGTCGGCATGCTGGCGGAGCTCGAGGCCGGATGGCCCAGCCATGTCACCCGGGATGTCAGTGCTCCGCTCGGTGCGGTGACCAACGAGGAAATCCGCGAGCGGATGAGTGGCAACCTCTGCCGCTGCGCCGCCTACCCCAACATCGTGGCCGCCATCCGCGATGCCATGGCGGCCAGACCATGA
- a CDS encoding LysR family transcriptional regulator, whose protein sequence is MRDELGGLEAFLSVAEKRSFKAAAEELGVTRSAVSQTILQVEERLGVRLLQRTTRSVGLTEAGKRLYQGLKPAFADMRATLESLNELRSRPSGTLRLNVTSIAEDFLSERTLAEFLAEYPDIKLDILVDDSPSDIVQQGFDAGVRLGEVIDKDMVAISISGEQRQLVVGSPAYFAAHGKPRHPRELHAHACIGWRMANGAPYHWEFTEKGKDFELAIDARVNTNEKHLMLRLACDGAGLTIGMEDTFRSYIQRGELLPVLEDFCPPFAGFYLYYPSRAQIPLKLKALIQFLRKRARSRERRK, encoded by the coding sequence ATGAGAGATGAACTCGGAGGACTGGAGGCGTTTCTGTCTGTCGCGGAGAAGCGGAGCTTCAAGGCCGCGGCGGAGGAACTCGGCGTGACGAGATCGGCCGTGAGCCAGACAATCCTCCAGGTGGAGGAGCGGCTCGGCGTCCGGCTGCTGCAGCGAACGACCCGGAGCGTGGGCCTCACCGAAGCAGGCAAGCGTCTCTACCAGGGCCTGAAGCCGGCGTTCGCCGACATGCGCGCGACACTCGAATCCCTGAACGAGCTGCGGAGCCGGCCCTCGGGAACGCTCCGCCTGAACGTGACGTCGATCGCGGAGGATTTTCTCTCCGAAAGGACGCTCGCGGAGTTCCTGGCGGAGTATCCGGACATCAAGCTCGACATCCTCGTCGATGACAGCCCCTCGGACATCGTTCAGCAGGGCTTCGACGCTGGGGTCCGGCTCGGCGAAGTCATCGACAAGGACATGGTCGCCATCAGCATCTCCGGTGAGCAGCGGCAACTGGTGGTTGGATCACCGGCCTACTTCGCGGCCCACGGCAAACCACGACACCCGAGAGAACTCCACGCACACGCTTGCATCGGGTGGCGGATGGCGAACGGTGCACCTTACCACTGGGAGTTCACGGAAAAGGGGAAGGACTTCGAACTCGCCATCGATGCCCGCGTGAATACGAACGAGAAACACCTGATGCTGCGTCTGGCGTGCGACGGGGCCGGCCTCACGATTGGAATGGAAGACACCTTCCGTTCCTACATCCAGCGGGGCGAGCTCCTTCCCGTCCTCGAGGACTTCTGCCCCCCCTTCGCGGGCTTCTACCTGTACTACCCGAGCCGCGCGCAGATTCCGCTCAAACTCAAGGCCCTGATCCAGTTCCTGCGCAAGCGTGCGCGTTCACGAGAGAGACGGAAGTAA
- a CDS encoding OmpA/MotB family protein: MRMHWCVVLLVPLAGCVSQKAFDSKSKEALTLKQQYDEQQEQMKALEQQIGESRAAAEKAQKENAELESSLSNSDAERRALRKRVDELSELNQELSRSTEKLAAAKEALEKKSSEYENLAKSLKEEIKTGKIELSELKGRMVVKMKDKILFSSGSTKLNKEGQDALEKVAQALKDVQGKLIRVEGHTDNVPMPTDAKTEFDSNWELSTTRALVVVKLLQEQGVPPTMLSALGYGEYQPIASNQTAEGRSLNRRIEIVLAPAEQAPSAVVAASVKKAPAPAPAPAVKPASGTKPAAKKK; the protein is encoded by the coding sequence ATGCGCATGCATTGGTGTGTCGTCCTGCTGGTTCCGTTGGCCGGGTGCGTCTCGCAGAAGGCGTTCGACTCGAAGTCGAAGGAGGCGCTCACCCTCAAGCAGCAGTACGACGAGCAACAGGAGCAGATGAAGGCCCTGGAGCAGCAGATTGGCGAGAGCCGCGCCGCGGCCGAGAAGGCCCAGAAGGAGAACGCGGAGCTGGAGTCCTCGCTCTCCAACAGTGACGCCGAGCGCCGCGCGCTGCGCAAGCGCGTGGACGAGCTGTCGGAGCTCAACCAGGAACTGTCCCGCAGCACCGAGAAGCTCGCCGCGGCGAAGGAGGCGCTCGAGAAGAAGTCCAGCGAGTACGAGAACCTCGCCAAGAGCCTCAAGGAGGAGATCAAGACCGGGAAGATCGAGCTGTCCGAGCTGAAGGGCCGGATGGTGGTGAAGATGAAGGACAAGATCCTCTTCTCCTCCGGCAGCACGAAGCTCAACAAGGAGGGCCAGGATGCGCTGGAGAAGGTGGCGCAGGCACTCAAGGACGTGCAGGGGAAGCTCATCCGGGTCGAGGGCCACACGGACAACGTTCCGATGCCGACGGACGCGAAGACAGAGTTCGACTCGAACTGGGAGCTGTCCACCACGCGCGCGCTCGTGGTCGTGAAGCTGCTGCAGGAGCAGGGCGTGCCGCCCACGATGCTCTCCGCGTTGGGCTATGGCGAATACCAGCCCATTGCCTCCAACCAGACGGCGGAGGGGCGGAGCCTGAACCGGCGCATCGAGATCGTTCTCGCGCCAGCCGAGCAGGCTCCATCCGCGGTGGTGGCCGCCTCGGTGAAGAAGGCCCCGGCTCCGGCTCCGGCTCCCGCGGTAAAGCCGGCCTCCGGCACCAAACCCGCCGCGAAGAAGAAGTAG